In the genome of Anaerolineae bacterium, one region contains:
- a CDS encoding amidohydrolase family protein: MLIDFHYHSGQRSIKPEDLANPITWEEGIARFVERGVDKVVMLAGSAAGTPESTFNAHFLYYPGTSIRDQVLKAKEYPDRIIPFGNLDVRWMGNEPDADFGPLLDWFQEQGCLGIGEITSNVPIDDPRTVNMFRQIGDRGLPALIHNVGYLPGTYGLQDHPGAIGLARLLREAPQTTVIGHGQGFWAEIGAGLTVEEKMRYPKGPIAEEGALPRLLRQYPNLYGDISAGSGHNALSRDPDYGVRFINEFQDRLLFGTDESFGRPELRMPHHDFLKELLSQGKITREAFEKITYKNALRVLGLEK, encoded by the coding sequence ATGCTCATCGACTTCCACTACCACAGCGGCCAGCGCTCTATCAAGCCCGAGGACCTAGCCAACCCCATTACCTGGGAGGAAGGGATCGCCCGGTTCGTGGAGCGAGGGGTGGACAAGGTGGTCATGCTGGCGGGGTCGGCCGCTGGCACTCCCGAGTCCACCTTCAACGCCCACTTCCTCTACTACCCCGGCACCTCGATCCGGGACCAGGTTCTCAAGGCAAAGGAGTATCCGGACCGAATCATCCCCTTCGGCAACCTGGACGTGCGCTGGATGGGCAATGAGCCCGATGCCGACTTCGGGCCGCTGCTGGACTGGTTCCAGGAGCAGGGATGCCTGGGCATTGGCGAGATCACTAGCAACGTCCCCATTGACGACCCCCGTACGGTCAACATGTTCCGCCAGATCGGGGACCGCGGCCTACCAGCTCTCATCCATAACGTGGGCTACCTTCCCGGCACTTACGGGTTGCAGGACCATCCCGGAGCCATAGGCCTGGCCCGCCTGCTGCGGGAGGCTCCCCAGACCACCGTCATCGGCCACGGACAGGGCTTCTGGGCGGAGATCGGGGCGGGGCTGACCGTGGAAGAGAAGATGCGCTACCCCAAAGGGCCGATCGCGGAGGAGGGCGCGCTGCCCAGGCTGCTGCGCCAGTACCCCAATCTGTACGGGGACATCTCGGCGGGGAGTGGGCACAACGCTCTTAGCCGCGACCCCGACTACGGCGTGCGCTTCATCAATGAGTTCCAGGATCGGCTGCTGTTCGGCACGGACGAGTCCTTCGGCCGGCCAGAATTGCGCATGCCTCACCACGACTTCCTGAAGGAGCTCCTGTCCCAGGGCAAGATCACCCGAGAGGCTTTTGAGAAGATCACCTACAAGAACGCCCTGCGGGTACTGGGGCTGGAGAAGTAG